The Burkholderia mayonis genome window below encodes:
- the hda gene encoding DnaA regulatory inactivator Hda encodes MTVSRQLTLDLGTPPPATFDNFYSGTNAELVTRLRELDLALAAGPVADRTFYVWGEAGSGRSHLLQALVHDTTYGHARYVSPQSGLDAFVFDPRASLYAVDDCDALNDAQQIALFNLFNEVRAHPTSALVAAGPAAPLALDVREDLRTRLGWGLVFHLAPLTDEGKVAVLKHAAKERGIALADDVPSYLLTHFRRDMPSLMALLDALDRFSLEQKRAVTLPLLRAMLAAPERDEVAPGRFK; translated from the coding sequence GTGACTGTATCCCGTCAACTGACGCTCGATCTCGGCACCCCGCCGCCCGCGACGTTCGACAACTTCTACTCGGGGACGAATGCCGAGCTCGTCACGCGCCTGCGCGAGCTCGATCTCGCGCTCGCGGCCGGCCCCGTCGCCGATCGCACGTTCTACGTGTGGGGCGAAGCGGGCAGCGGCCGCAGTCACCTGCTGCAGGCGCTCGTGCACGACACGACGTACGGCCATGCGCGCTATGTGAGCCCGCAAAGCGGGCTCGACGCGTTCGTGTTCGATCCGCGCGCGTCGCTCTACGCGGTCGACGACTGCGACGCGCTCAACGACGCGCAGCAGATCGCGCTCTTCAACCTGTTCAACGAAGTGCGCGCGCATCCGACGAGCGCGCTCGTCGCCGCGGGGCCGGCCGCGCCGCTCGCGCTCGACGTCCGCGAGGACCTGCGCACCCGCCTCGGCTGGGGTCTCGTTTTCCATCTCGCGCCGCTCACCGACGAAGGCAAGGTGGCCGTGCTCAAGCACGCGGCGAAGGAGCGCGGGATCGCGCTCGCCGACGACGTGCCGTCGTACCTCCTCACCCATTTCCGCCGCGACATGCCGAGCCTGATGGCGCTCCTCGACGCGCTCGACCGCTTTTCGCTCGAGCAGAAACGCGCGGTCACGCTGCCGCTCCTGCGCGCGATGCTGGCCGCGCCGGAGCGCGACGAGGTCGCTCCGGGCCGGTTCAAGTAG
- the arsB gene encoding ACR3 family arsenite efflux transporter — protein sequence MSSVERRAAAARPAIGFFERYLTAWVALCIVAGIVLGQWLPGVFQAIGRMEVAQVNLPVGLLIWVMIVPMLIKIDFGAMSQVGRHWRGIGVTLAVNWLVKPFSMAFLGWLFVRHLFARWLPADQLDSYVAGLILLAAAPCTAMVFVWSQLCKGDPYFTLSQVALNDAIMIVAFAPLVALLLGLSAITVPWDTLIVSVGLYIVVPVIVAQLARRVLLATGEAALQRAVAALGPWSICALLATLVLLFAFQGRAIVDEPLVIALLAVPILVQVFFNSGLAYLLNRRFRVAHCVAGPSSLIGASNFFELAVATAISLFGFQSGAALATVVGVLIEVPVMLLVVGVVNRSRRWYESRA from the coding sequence ATGAGCAGCGTTGAGCGGCGCGCCGCCGCCGCGCGCCCGGCGATCGGCTTCTTCGAGCGCTATCTGACCGCGTGGGTCGCGCTTTGCATCGTCGCCGGCATCGTGCTCGGCCAGTGGCTGCCCGGCGTCTTTCAGGCGATCGGCCGGATGGAGGTCGCGCAGGTCAATCTGCCGGTCGGCCTGCTGATCTGGGTGATGATCGTGCCGATGCTGATCAAGATCGATTTCGGCGCGATGTCGCAGGTCGGCCGGCACTGGCGCGGAATCGGCGTGACGCTCGCCGTCAACTGGCTCGTCAAGCCGTTCTCGATGGCGTTCCTCGGCTGGCTGTTCGTGCGTCACCTGTTCGCGCGCTGGCTGCCCGCCGACCAGCTCGACAGCTACGTCGCCGGCCTGATCCTGCTCGCCGCCGCGCCATGCACGGCGATGGTGTTCGTCTGGTCGCAGCTTTGCAAGGGCGATCCGTATTTCACGCTGTCGCAGGTCGCGCTCAACGACGCGATCATGATCGTCGCGTTCGCGCCGCTCGTCGCGCTGCTGCTCGGCCTGTCCGCGATCACGGTGCCTTGGGATACGCTCATCGTGTCCGTCGGTCTTTACATCGTCGTGCCGGTGATCGTCGCACAGCTCGCGCGGCGCGTGCTGCTTGCGACCGGCGAAGCCGCGCTGCAGCGCGCCGTCGCGGCGCTCGGCCCGTGGTCGATCTGCGCGCTGCTCGCGACGCTCGTGCTGCTGTTCGCGTTCCAGGGGCGGGCGATCGTCGACGAACCGCTCGTCATCGCGCTGCTCGCGGTCCCGATCCTCGTGCAGGTGTTCTTCAACTCGGGCCTCGCGTATCTGCTCAACCGGCGCTTTCGTGTCGCGCACTGCGTCGCCGGGCCGTCGAGTCTCATCGGCGCGAGCAATTTCTTCGAGCTTGCGGTCGCGACCGCGATCAGCCTGTTCGGCTTCCAGTCCGGCGCCGCGCTCGCGACGGTGGTCGGCGTGTTGATCGAAGTGCCGGTGATGCTGCTCGTCGTCGGCGTCGTGAATCGTTCGCGGCGTTGGTACGAATCCCGCGCGTGA
- a CDS encoding ArsR/SmtB family transcription factor, with the protein MDSTLAIRALGALAHESRLAIFRLLVVTGADGLPAGEIAQRLELAPSRLSFHLKDLSHAELVKSRQEGRFVIYMANFDAMNGLIGFLTENCCAGAPCGVCGPASCSEAQS; encoded by the coding sequence ATGGACTCGACTCTCGCCATCCGCGCGCTCGGCGCGCTCGCTCACGAATCGCGCCTCGCGATCTTTCGCCTGCTCGTCGTCACGGGGGCGGACGGGCTGCCGGCGGGCGAAATCGCCCAGCGGCTCGAACTCGCGCCGTCGCGGCTGTCGTTCCATCTGAAGGATCTTTCGCACGCTGAACTCGTGAAGTCGCGCCAGGAAGGCAGGTTCGTGATCTACATGGCCAATTTCGACGCGATGAACGGGCTGATCGGCTTTCTGACCGAAAACTGCTGCGCGGGCGCGCCGTGCGGCGTGTGTGGTCCGGCTTCTTGCTCCGAGGCGCAATCATGA
- the miaA gene encoding tRNA (adenosine(37)-N6)-dimethylallyltransferase MiaA, with the protein MNERTAASVQTVACLLGPTASGKTATALALAARRPIEIVSVDSALVYRGMDIGTAKPTRDERAAVPHHLIDIVDPADAYSAAEFRADALRVIAEIAARGRTPLLAGGTMLYYKALTQGLNDLPAADPDVRATLDAEAERDGWPALHARLARVDPATAARLAPNDSQRIQRALEVYRLTGQPMSALLAAPPREDDMATGLRFVPVALEPSDRAVLHTRIAARFDAMLEAGFIDEVERLRRRDDLHLGLPSIRCVGYRQAWEYLDGATDYRTMRDKGIFATRQLCKRQLTWLRAMPERIVVDCCAADATARAADALERVLDDAHAG; encoded by the coding sequence ATGAACGAACGCACCGCGGCATCCGTGCAGACGGTCGCGTGCCTGCTCGGCCCGACCGCGTCCGGCAAGACGGCCACCGCGCTCGCGCTCGCCGCGCGCCGGCCGATCGAGATCGTCAGCGTCGATTCGGCGCTCGTGTATCGCGGAATGGACATCGGCACCGCGAAGCCGACGCGCGACGAGCGCGCGGCCGTGCCGCACCATCTGATCGACATCGTCGACCCGGCCGACGCGTACTCGGCCGCCGAATTCCGCGCCGACGCGCTGCGCGTCATCGCCGAGATCGCCGCGCGCGGCCGCACGCCGCTCCTCGCGGGCGGCACGATGCTGTACTACAAGGCGCTGACGCAGGGCCTGAACGACCTGCCGGCAGCCGATCCCGACGTGCGCGCGACCCTCGACGCCGAGGCCGAGCGCGATGGCTGGCCCGCGCTGCACGCGCGCCTCGCGCGCGTCGATCCGGCTACGGCCGCGCGGCTCGCGCCGAACGATTCGCAGCGGATTCAGCGCGCACTCGAGGTATATCGGCTGACGGGGCAGCCGATGTCGGCGCTTCTCGCCGCGCCGCCGCGCGAAGACGACATGGCCACGGGGCTGCGGTTCGTGCCCGTCGCGCTCGAGCCGTCGGACCGCGCGGTGCTGCATACACGTATCGCCGCGCGCTTCGACGCGATGCTGGAAGCGGGCTTCATCGACGAAGTCGAGCGCCTGCGCCGGCGCGACGACCTGCATCTCGGCCTGCCGTCGATCCGCTGCGTCGGCTACCGGCAGGCGTGGGAGTATCTCGACGGCGCCACCGACTACCGGACGATGCGCGACAAGGGCATCTTCGCGACCCGGCAGCTCTGCAAGCGGCAGCTGACGTGGCTGCGCGCGATGCCGGAACGGATCGTCGTCGACTGCTGCGCGGCGGACGCGACCGCACGCGCGGCCGATGCGCTCGAACGGGTGCTGGACGACGCGCACGCGGGCTGA
- the pcnB gene encoding polynucleotide adenylyltransferase PcnB, with protein sequence MIKKLIRKLLGQDARASQDAPQDTAAPQEASSGDASASAAPAAPRRAKSARGAAKKARNGEPNAVSANVHGIDPALISKNAIRVTDTLQQAGFRAFIVGGAVRDLLLGIAPKDFDVATDATPTQVQHLFRRARLIGRRFQIVHVQFGQELIEVSTFRALVDAPQEPPAETAPAKRLKRDELDRRTHAVDASGRVLRDNVWGEQHEDAARRDFTINAMYYDPATQTVLDYHDGMADMRARLLRMIGDPATRFREDPVRMLRVVRFAAKLGFEIEENTRAPIKELADLINNVPAARLFDEMLKLLLSGHALACLKQLRKQGLHHGLLPLLDVVLEQPQGEKFVTLALNNTDARVRAGKPVSPGFLFATLLWHDMRQRWEQYAADGEYPVPAINHAMDDVIDMQTEKLAIHKRYSADMREIWGLQLRLEKRSGRSALRLLEHQRFRAGYDFLLLRCESGELDPAVGQWWTDFIDGDAATREALLTQGGSRDKAPRKRRRRSGRSRRGAEGAESTEGAARGESDAND encoded by the coding sequence GTGATCAAAAAACTCATCCGCAAGCTGCTCGGGCAGGACGCCCGCGCGTCGCAAGACGCGCCGCAGGACACCGCCGCCCCGCAGGAAGCCTCGTCGGGGGACGCCTCCGCCTCGGCCGCGCCCGCTGCCCCCCGCCGCGCGAAATCCGCGCGCGGCGCCGCCAAGAAGGCCCGCAACGGCGAGCCGAACGCCGTGTCCGCGAACGTGCACGGAATCGATCCCGCGCTCATCTCGAAAAACGCGATCCGCGTCACCGACACGCTGCAACAAGCCGGCTTCCGCGCATTCATCGTCGGCGGCGCGGTGCGCGACCTGCTGCTCGGCATCGCCCCGAAGGATTTCGACGTCGCGACCGACGCGACGCCGACCCAGGTCCAGCATCTGTTCCGCCGCGCGCGGCTGATCGGCCGGCGCTTCCAGATCGTCCACGTGCAGTTCGGGCAGGAGCTGATCGAGGTGTCGACCTTCCGCGCGCTCGTCGACGCCCCGCAGGAGCCGCCCGCCGAAACCGCGCCCGCGAAGCGCCTGAAGCGCGACGAGCTCGACCGCCGCACGCACGCGGTCGACGCGAGCGGCCGCGTGCTGCGCGACAACGTGTGGGGCGAGCAGCACGAGGACGCGGCGCGCCGCGACTTCACGATCAACGCGATGTACTACGATCCCGCGACGCAAACCGTGCTCGACTATCACGACGGGATGGCCGACATGCGCGCGCGCCTGCTGCGGATGATCGGCGATCCGGCGACGCGCTTCCGCGAGGATCCGGTGCGGATGCTGCGCGTCGTGCGCTTCGCGGCGAAGCTCGGCTTCGAGATCGAGGAGAACACGCGCGCGCCGATCAAGGAGCTCGCGGATCTCATCAACAACGTGCCGGCCGCGCGCCTCTTCGACGAGATGCTGAAGCTGCTGCTGTCGGGCCACGCGCTCGCGTGCCTGAAGCAGCTCCGCAAGCAGGGGCTGCATCACGGGCTGCTGCCGCTCCTCGACGTCGTGCTCGAGCAGCCGCAGGGCGAAAAGTTCGTCACGCTCGCGCTCAACAACACCGATGCGCGCGTGCGCGCGGGCAAGCCGGTGTCGCCCGGCTTCCTGTTCGCGACGCTCCTCTGGCACGACATGCGCCAGCGCTGGGAGCAATACGCCGCGGACGGCGAGTACCCGGTCCCCGCGATCAATCACGCGATGGACGACGTGATCGACATGCAGACCGAGAAGCTCGCGATCCACAAGCGCTATTCGGCCGACATGCGCGAGATCTGGGGGCTGCAGTTGCGGCTCGAGAAGCGCTCCGGCCGCAGCGCGCTGAGGCTCCTCGAACACCAAAGATTTAGAGCGGGGTATGATTTCCTCCTGTTGCGCTGCGAATCCGGCGAGCTCGATCCCGCCGTCGGACAGTGGTGGACGGATTTCATCGACGGCGATGCCGCGACGCGCGAGGCGCTCCTCACGCAGGGCGGCAGTCGGGACAAGGCGCCTCGCAAGCGGCGCCGCCGCAGCGGTCGCAGCCGCCGCGGGGCCGAAGGTGCCGAGAGCACGGAAGGCGCCGCGCGCGGCGAGTCCGACGCGAACGACTGA
- a CDS encoding ArsI/CadI family heavy metal resistance metalloenzyme — MKRMHIHVSVADLADSIRFYRALFGGAEPTVLKDDYCKWELTDPAVNFAISQRGAPPGVDHVGIQVETDAELDEMNARLAAAGLPSHEQTATTCCYAQSDKVWTVDPQGVAWETFRTLDSAPVFGQPHDAAARSACCAPAVSAIQFHRSRS, encoded by the coding sequence ATGAAACGCATGCACATCCACGTATCGGTCGCCGATCTTGCCGACAGCATCCGGTTCTACCGTGCGCTGTTCGGCGGCGCCGAGCCCACCGTCCTGAAGGACGACTACTGCAAATGGGAACTGACGGACCCGGCCGTCAATTTCGCGATCTCGCAACGCGGCGCGCCGCCGGGCGTCGATCACGTCGGCATCCAGGTCGAGACGGACGCCGAGCTCGACGAGATGAACGCGCGTCTTGCGGCGGCTGGGCTGCCGAGTCACGAGCAGACCGCGACGACCTGCTGTTATGCGCAATCGGACAAGGTGTGGACGGTCGACCCGCAAGGCGTCGCATGGGAGACCTTCCGGACGCTCGACAGCGCGCCCGTGTTCGGCCAGCCGCACGACGCGGCCGCACGATCGGCGTGCTGCGCCCCCGCCGTGTCGGCAATTCAGTTCCATCGGAGCCGCTCGTGA
- a CDS encoding VTT domain-containing protein: METLLHFVSLVVHIDAFLGDFIRQYGAWVYLVLFLIVFCETGLVIFPFLPGDSLLFIAGAFAAAGEMTLAGLIVLLLVAAVGGNTVNYLIGRAIGPKVFNTHIPGLERFLDRAALQKTHNFYERHGGKTLVLARFIPVVRTFAPFVAGASTMRFARFQLFNMIGALIWVLLLVFLGYFFGNIPFIRHYLNVIVLVGIGAAVIPVAIGAMWKLLRTKSHADTGKSGGR; the protein is encoded by the coding sequence TTGGAAACGCTGCTTCATTTCGTCAGTCTCGTCGTGCACATCGATGCATTTCTCGGCGATTTCATCCGGCAGTATGGCGCCTGGGTCTATCTGGTGCTGTTCCTGATCGTTTTCTGCGAGACCGGGCTCGTGATCTTCCCGTTCCTGCCGGGCGATTCGCTGCTTTTCATCGCGGGCGCGTTCGCGGCGGCGGGCGAGATGACGCTCGCGGGCCTCATCGTGCTGCTGCTCGTCGCGGCGGTGGGCGGCAATACGGTCAACTATCTGATCGGCCGCGCGATCGGTCCGAAGGTCTTCAACACGCACATTCCGGGGCTCGAACGCTTCCTCGACCGCGCGGCGCTGCAGAAAACCCACAATTTCTACGAGCGGCACGGCGGCAAGACGCTCGTGCTCGCGCGCTTCATCCCGGTCGTGCGCACGTTCGCGCCGTTCGTCGCGGGCGCGTCGACGATGCGCTTCGCGCGCTTTCAGCTGTTCAACATGATCGGCGCGCTGATCTGGGTGCTGCTCCTCGTGTTCCTCGGTTACTTCTTCGGCAATATTCCGTTCATTCGCCATTACCTGAACGTGATCGTGCTCGTCGGGATCGGCGCGGCGGTGATCCCTGTCGCGATCGGCGCGATGTGGAAGCTGTTGCGCACCAAGTCGCACGCGGACACCGGGAAGAGCGGCGGCCGCTGA
- a CDS encoding HAD family hydrolase, with product MTNLALFDLDHTLIPTDSDHEWGRFMVRLGIVDADSFSRQNDSFYADYKAGKLDIHAYLTAMLSPLARYSRAQLAQWHDEYMHEVIRPAMLPAALELVRRHQDAGDLCCIVTATNEFITRPIATAFGVDTLIACEVETVDGHPDSAFTGRPAGTPSYREGKITRTEAWLASLGKRWENFDRSYFYSDSHNDIPLLEKVTDPIATNPDDTLRAYAREHGWRILDLFQPS from the coding sequence ATGACTAATTTGGCACTTTTCGACCTGGATCACACACTGATCCCGACAGACAGCGACCACGAATGGGGCCGCTTCATGGTCAGGCTCGGCATCGTCGACGCGGACAGCTTCTCGCGCCAGAACGACAGCTTCTACGCCGACTACAAGGCGGGCAAGCTCGACATCCACGCGTACCTCACGGCGATGCTCTCGCCGCTCGCGAGGTATTCGCGCGCGCAGCTCGCGCAGTGGCACGACGAGTACATGCACGAGGTGATCCGGCCGGCGATGCTGCCCGCCGCGCTCGAGCTCGTGCGGCGGCACCAGGATGCGGGAGATCTCTGCTGCATCGTCACCGCGACGAACGAATTCATCACGCGTCCGATCGCGACCGCGTTCGGCGTCGACACGCTGATCGCGTGCGAAGTGGAAACCGTCGACGGCCATCCGGACTCCGCGTTCACCGGCCGACCGGCCGGCACGCCGAGCTACCGCGAGGGCAAGATCACGCGCACGGAAGCGTGGCTCGCGTCGCTCGGCAAGCGCTGGGAAAACTTCGATCGCAGCTACTTCTACAGCGATTCGCACAACGACATTCCGCTTCTCGAAAAAGTCACCGACCCGATCGCGACCAATCCCGACGACACGCTGCGCGCATACGCACGCGAACACGGCTGGCGCATCCTCGACCTCTTCCAACCGTCGTGA
- a CDS encoding arsenate reductase ArsC — MSDKPFSVLILCTGNSARSIMAEALFNTMGGGRFRAYSAGSHPSGKVNPFALERCAALDYDASQLRSKSWDEFGGPGAPQMDFVITVCDQAAGEACPIWPGHPLTAHWGFEDPAAVAGADDEKRRAFDKVYRQILNRVGQFVNLPLHVLDRAAIQREMRAIGARPAEEAPDEQR; from the coding sequence GTGAGCGACAAACCCTTCTCGGTCCTCATCCTCTGCACGGGCAACAGCGCGCGCAGCATCATGGCGGAAGCGCTCTTCAACACGATGGGCGGCGGCCGGTTCCGCGCGTACAGCGCGGGCAGCCATCCGAGCGGCAAGGTCAATCCGTTCGCGCTCGAACGCTGCGCGGCGCTCGATTACGACGCATCGCAACTGCGCAGCAAGAGCTGGGACGAGTTCGGCGGCCCCGGCGCGCCTCAGATGGATTTCGTGATCACGGTTTGCGACCAAGCGGCGGGCGAGGCATGCCCGATCTGGCCCGGCCACCCGCTGACCGCGCATTGGGGCTTCGAGGATCCGGCGGCGGTCGCGGGCGCCGACGACGAGAAGCGTCGCGCGTTCGACAAGGTGTACCGGCAGATCCTGAATCGCGTCGGCCAGTTCGTGAATCTGCCGCTGCACGTGCTCGACCGCGCCGCGATCCAGCGTGAGATGCGCGCGATCGGCGCCCGGCCGGCCGAGGAGGCGCCCGATGAGCAGCGTTGA
- the mutL gene encoding DNA mismatch repair endonuclease MutL — protein MSEFTESAAGATPDESASAPRRPRAIQPLPDQLISQIAAGEVVERPASVIKELVENALDAGASTLRIVLDEGGVKRISITDDGCGIPADELPLALMRHATSKIRSLAELEAVATLGFRGEALASIASVAEMFVTSRTEDAAHAMRIDAQTGVLAPAAGSRGTTIEVRELYFSTPARRKFLKSEQTEFGHCLEMIRRAALARPDVAISVLHNGRAVEHWNASEPAARVAKILGEGFATAHLPLDESAGPLAVYGCAGLPTASRGRADQQYFFVNGRFVRDKLLAHAVRAAYEDVLHGDRYPSYVLFLDLPPEAVDVNVHPSKIEVRFRDSRSIHQFVFHAVQRALARHAGASPETTAGGHAAHLAPVGPASPESSAAPSASFVRSGPAASAGQPTPGNTWLRQSRMTQGTLPVAQPLALYDALFGRKDTGAGTPPGTTGTTGAALEAHDAPDAPLFATMPGGAAATPEFSATHASDPMMHDEQPLGFAVGQIHGIYVLAQNTRGLVIVDMHAAHERILYEQFKRALADRAVAVQTLLIPVSMTATPVEVGTAEEERETLDALGFDLAVLSPTTLAIRAVPALLKDADLQALARAVLADLHAFGGSRVLTERQHELLGTLACHHAVRANRRLTLDEMNALLRQMEATERADQCNHGRPTWYQLTLGDLDRLFMRGQ, from the coding sequence ATGTCCGAATTCACCGAATCCGCCGCGGGCGCGACGCCCGACGAGTCCGCATCCGCGCCGCGACGCCCGCGCGCGATCCAGCCGCTGCCCGACCAGCTCATCAGCCAGATCGCGGCGGGCGAAGTGGTCGAGCGGCCCGCGTCCGTCATCAAGGAGCTCGTCGAGAACGCGCTCGACGCCGGCGCGAGCACGCTGCGCATCGTGCTCGACGAAGGCGGCGTCAAGCGCATCTCGATCACCGACGACGGCTGCGGGATCCCCGCGGACGAGCTGCCGCTCGCGCTGATGCGCCACGCAACGAGCAAGATCCGCTCGCTCGCCGAGCTCGAGGCGGTCGCGACGCTCGGGTTCCGCGGCGAAGCGCTCGCGTCGATCGCGTCGGTCGCCGAGATGTTCGTCACGAGCCGCACCGAGGACGCCGCGCACGCGATGCGCATCGACGCGCAGACGGGCGTGCTCGCGCCCGCCGCCGGCTCGCGCGGCACGACGATCGAAGTGCGCGAGCTGTACTTCAGCACGCCCGCGCGCCGCAAATTCCTGAAGAGCGAGCAGACCGAGTTCGGCCACTGTCTGGAGATGATTCGCCGCGCGGCGCTCGCGCGGCCGGACGTCGCAATCTCGGTGCTGCACAACGGCCGCGCGGTCGAACACTGGAACGCGAGCGAGCCTGCCGCGCGCGTCGCGAAGATCCTCGGCGAAGGCTTCGCGACCGCCCACCTGCCGCTCGACGAAAGCGCCGGGCCGCTCGCCGTCTATGGCTGCGCGGGGCTGCCGACCGCGAGCCGCGGCCGCGCGGACCAGCAATACTTCTTCGTCAACGGCCGCTTCGTGCGCGACAAGCTGCTCGCGCACGCGGTGCGCGCCGCATACGAAGACGTGCTGCACGGCGACCGCTATCCGTCGTACGTGCTGTTCCTCGATCTGCCGCCCGAAGCCGTCGACGTGAACGTCCATCCGTCGAAAATCGAAGTGCGCTTCCGCGATTCGCGCTCGATCCACCAGTTCGTGTTCCACGCGGTGCAGCGCGCGCTCGCACGGCATGCGGGCGCGTCGCCGGAGACGACGGCGGGCGGCCACGCCGCGCATCTCGCGCCGGTCGGGCCGGCGTCGCCCGAATCGTCCGCCGCGCCGAGCGCGTCGTTCGTCCGCTCGGGCCCCGCGGCAAGCGCCGGCCAGCCGACACCCGGCAACACGTGGCTGCGGCAGTCGCGGATGACGCAGGGCACGCTGCCCGTCGCGCAGCCGCTCGCGCTGTACGACGCGCTCTTCGGCCGCAAGGACACGGGCGCGGGCACGCCGCCGGGCACCACGGGCACCACGGGCGCCGCGCTCGAAGCGCACGACGCGCCGGACGCACCGCTCTTCGCGACCATGCCGGGCGGCGCCGCCGCGACGCCCGAGTTCTCGGCAACGCATGCATCCGACCCCATGATGCACGACGAGCAGCCGCTCGGCTTCGCGGTCGGCCAGATCCACGGCATCTACGTGCTCGCGCAGAACACGCGCGGCCTCGTGATCGTCGACATGCACGCGGCGCACGAGCGAATCCTGTACGAGCAGTTCAAGCGCGCGCTCGCCGACCGCGCGGTCGCCGTGCAGACGCTGCTGATTCCGGTGTCGATGACGGCGACGCCCGTCGAGGTCGGCACGGCGGAGGAGGAGCGCGAGACGCTCGACGCGCTCGGCTTCGACCTCGCGGTGCTGTCGCCGACGACGCTCGCGATCCGCGCGGTGCCCGCGCTCCTGAAGGACGCCGATCTGCAGGCGCTCGCGCGCGCGGTGCTCGCGGACCTGCACGCGTTCGGCGGCTCGCGGGTGTTGACCGAGCGCCAGCACGAGTTGCTCGGCACGCTCGCGTGCCATCACGCGGTGCGCGCGAACCGGCGCCTGACGCTCGACGAGATGAACGCGCTGCTGCGCCAGATGGAAGCGACGGAACGCGCGGACCAATGCAATCACGGCCGGCCGACCTGGTACCAATTGACGCTCGGCGACCTCGACCGGCTTTTCATGCGCGGCCAATGA
- the purM gene encoding phosphoribosylformylglycinamidine cyclo-ligase, translated as MNPPKSAPDAQGLSYRDAGVDIDAGDALVDKIKPFAKKTLRDGVLGGIGGFGALFEVPKKYREPVLVSGTDGVGTKLRLAFHLNKHDTVGQDLVAMSVNDILVQGAEPLFFLDYFACGKLDVETAAKVVEGIAQGCELSGCALIGGETAEMPGMYPDGEYDLAGFAVGAVEKSKIIDGSTIAGGDVVLGLASSGIHSNGFSLVRKIIERANPDLSADFHGRSLADALMAPTRIYVKPLLALMEKIAVKGMAHITGGGLVENIPRVLRDGLTAELDKNAWPLPPLFQWLQQHGGVADAEMHRVFNCGIGMAVIVSAADADEALRQLSDAGEQVWKIGTVRASREGEAQTVVV; from the coding sequence ATGAATCCTCCGAAATCCGCTCCTGACGCCCAGGGTCTGTCCTACCGTGACGCGGGCGTCGACATCGATGCGGGCGACGCGCTCGTCGACAAGATCAAGCCCTTTGCGAAGAAAACGCTGCGCGACGGCGTGCTCGGCGGCATCGGCGGGTTCGGTGCGCTGTTCGAGGTGCCGAAGAAGTACCGCGAGCCGGTGCTCGTGTCGGGCACCGACGGCGTCGGCACGAAGCTCAGGCTCGCCTTTCATCTGAACAAGCACGACACGGTCGGGCAGGATCTCGTCGCAATGAGCGTCAACGACATCCTGGTCCAGGGCGCCGAGCCGCTGTTCTTCCTCGACTATTTCGCGTGCGGCAAGCTGGACGTCGAGACGGCGGCGAAGGTCGTCGAGGGCATCGCGCAGGGCTGCGAGCTGTCGGGGTGCGCGCTGATCGGCGGCGAGACGGCCGAGATGCCGGGCATGTACCCGGACGGCGAATACGACCTCGCGGGCTTCGCGGTCGGCGCGGTCGAGAAGAGCAAGATCATCGACGGCAGCACGATCGCCGGCGGCGATGTCGTGCTGGGCCTCGCGTCGAGCGGCATCCACTCGAACGGCTTCTCGCTCGTGCGCAAGATCATCGAGCGCGCGAATCCGGATCTGTCGGCCGATTTCCACGGCCGTTCGCTCGCGGACGCGCTGATGGCGCCGACCCGCATCTACGTGAAGCCGCTCCTCGCGCTGATGGAGAAAATTGCGGTGAAGGGGATGGCGCACATCACGGGCGGCGGCCTCGTCGAGAACATTCCGCGCGTGCTGCGCGACGGTCTCACGGCCGAGCTCGACAAGAACGCATGGCCGCTGCCGCCGCTGTTCCAGTGGCTGCAGCAGCATGGCGGTGTCGCCGACGCCGAGATGCACCGCGTGTTCAACTGCGGGATCGGGATGGCCGTCATCGTGTCGGCCGCCGATGCGGACGAAGCGCTCCGCCAGCTGTCCGACGCGGGCGAGCAGGTGTGGAAGATCGGCACCGTGCGCGCGAGCCGCGAAGGCGAGGCGCAGACGGTCGTGGTCTGA